A single window of Taeniopygia guttata chromosome 1, bTaeGut7.mat, whole genome shotgun sequence DNA harbors:
- the LOC100226970 gene encoding transforming growth factor beta activator LRRC32 — MKLNIIFLLAVVNTGTFNYHPIEGTPCEMANSQAFCHNKDLHQIPHELHQNVNKIDLSGNLIQSIPEIPLPFYTSLQYLDLSFNQISFITSGVFAHMTSLLEINLANNHLHELTQNGTEGIGLLPKVEIMDLSHNNLYSGMAEYFINQAPTLQYLSLADNSIVMISHKMFRGSPGLVEIDLQRNIIMEIEEGAFDTLANLSKLNLSTNSITCISDFNLRQLEILDLSRNSIEMFSITKSNEEYSLRCLDLSENKLLHFPALPQVNKLVTLNLSNNLIQLTAESPYNKMDYMDNEWIDASFHLLDQKRSKNTSSLYLSQLVYLDLSYNKIKSIPDGFFESMLSLHTLNLSKNCLEAFAINDDSALVSLTVLDLSYNALQNLLLNAGALPNLREFHIQNNNLQTLQFDIFSSLPSLSLLNLRSNNISLCHMYSGLAKQRLAGEESGCVSFVNSPALQYLYLADNMLNILPARTFYKTPLLVLDLSMNPGLKIELKALAGLEKSLEYLHLHGNRLIDLNIDLPCFSHLKHLNLSENQLNWLPKWSSGSPLEVLDLRNNRFSTLQDSNILALENSLKNLYLSGNPLNCCGNIWLSSMIQNKNVQIPNVEHLTCQYIRSFGYWEEMHIENIRPEDCEKEDLKKINIIIILTSVLVLSMIIIGVGSFFCFRRQNFIHQFKA, encoded by the coding sequence GCAAATTCACAGGCATTTTGCCACAACAAAGACCTCCACCAAATCCCTCACGAGCTCCATCAGAATGTAAACAAAATAGATCTGTCTGGAAACCTGATTCAAAGCATCCCTGAAATACCATTACCATTTTACACTTCCCTCCAGTATCTGGATTTAAGCTTCAACCAGATAAGCTTCATCACATCTGGAGTGTTTGCACACATGACAAGTTTGCTGGAAATAAATTTAGCCAATAATCATTTACATGAGCTTACTCAGAATGGGACAGAGGGGATTGGACTTTTGCCCAAGGTGGAAATAATGGACTTGTCCCACAACAATCTTTACAGTGGGATGGCTGAGTATTTCATTAATCAAGCTCCAACACTGCAGTATCTTTCCTTGGCAGACAACAGTATTGTAATGATATCACACAAGATGTTTCGGGGATCTCCCGGTCTTGTGGAGATAGATCTTCAGAGAAATATCATCATGGAAATAGAAGAAGGTGCTTTTGACACTCTAGCAAACCTTTCCAAGCTGAATCTCTCCACAAATTCAATTACTTGCATCTCTGATTTCAACCTCAGGCAGTTGGAGATACTTGACCTTAGCAGGAATAGCATTGAAATGTTCAGCATCACAAAGTCAAATGAGGAATATAGTTTAAGATGTCTGGATCTTAGTGAAAACAAATTGCTTCACTTCCCAGCCTTGCCTCAGGTAAATAAACTGGTAACTCTGAATTTATCAAATAATTTAATCCAGCTCACTGCTGAATCCCCTTATAATAAAATGGACTACATGGATAATGAATGGATAGATGCTTCTTTTCATCTTCTTGATCAGAAACGAAGTAAAAATACAAGTTCTCTTTATTTATCCCAGCTTGTATATTTAGACTTAAGTTATAATAAAATCAAATCCATTCCAGATGGGTTCTTCGAGTCAATGTTGTCCCTTCACACCCTTAATCTCAGCAAAAACTGTCTTGAGGCATTTGCTATAAATGATGATAGTGCATTGGTCTCCCTAACTGTCCTTGACTTGAGCTACAATGCTTTGCAGAACCTTCTCCTCAATGCTGGTGCTTTGCCAAATTTGAGGGAGTTTCATATTCAAAACAACAACCTTCAGACCCTGCAATTCGACATATTTTCCAGTCTTCCTAGTCTCAGTCTTCTTAACCTTCGGAGCAATAATATCAGCCTGTGCCACATGTACTCGGGATTAGCTAAGCAAAGACTTGCTGGAGAGGAAAGTGGCTGTGTGTCGTTTGTCAATTCTCCTGCTCTCCAGTACTTGTACCTAGCAGACAACATGCTGAACATCCTACCAGCACGCACCTTCTACAAGACTCCACTGCTTGTCTTGGATCTCTCCATGAACCCTGGACTGAAAATAGAACTTAAAGCTCTAGCAGGACTGGAAAAGTCTCTGGAATACTTGCATTTACATGGCAATAGACTGATAGATTTAAATATTGACTTGCCTTGTTTTAGTCACCTTAAACATTTAAACCTCTCTGAAAATCAGCTGAACTGGCTGCCTAAGTGGAGTAGTGGCTCCCCACTGGAAGTTCTAGACCTACGGAACAATAGGTTCAGTACCTTACAGGACAGCAATATTTTAGCATTAGAAAATTCACTTAAAAACTTGTATCTCTCTGGGAACCCACTCAACTGCTGTGGAAACATCTGGCTTTCATCAATGATCCAGAACAAAAATGTCCAGATCCCAAACGTGGAGCACTTAACGTGCCAGTACATTCGGAGCTTCGGGTATTGGGAAGAAATGCACATTGAGAACATTAGACCAGAAGACTGTGAAAAAGAGGATCTGAAGAAAATCAACATCATCATTATATTAACATCTGTACTAGTTTTATCTATGATCATCATTGGTGTGGGTTCATTTTTTTGCTTCCGAAGGCAAAACTTTATCCACCAGTTTAAAGCATAG